From Micropterus dolomieu isolate WLL.071019.BEF.003 ecotype Adirondacks linkage group LG06, ASM2129224v1, whole genome shotgun sequence:
ACTTTTTAAGCTCCATTAAAATCACTGTTTCTCAATCTGGGGGGGCATAGTGCCACTACAGATGAATGAATGTTGAGCTGACCTAGCATAGATGTGAGTTATGTGGTGGCTCTGGTGCAAGCAAAGTTATTTAGCTAGATATCTGACTTCTAAAAGGGGGCGTGACAGAAAAGGTTTGACAACCACTGCACTTAATGAACTTAGCAACACAACGCTGCTGGTTCCTCACAGCACAATTGGATCCCTCTCAACTTCAtgtggaaataaatacattcacatCCATTCACATACAACATTTTGCTGTCTGTTGAAAGCCTGTGACATACAGGAAAAGTACCTTAGATAATTGTATAGTTCTACTAGTATACCAATTGagggtctgtctgtctgtctgtctctctgatgcAGGCACGACATTGTGGGACAGTGATGCCCTCGCACATCATATTGGAGAAAGACAGCAGAGCTACAATGACTTTCAGATCGTTGCATCTGAATCACTTGCAGATAAATCTTCAGTACTAGATGTTTCATAGTAGGCAAGTTTCTTTAGTGGACTGGTTGGCATTGTAGGATCTGCCAAATACCTGCATGATGATAAGACATCCAAAAATCAGTCCAGGGTAACACTGAAGTATGAAGTAACCACAAAGTTCCCGCAACTGTCGATGGATCACCTTGGAAAAGACAATGTGAAGTATCCGTATGTTTTTGATGACAAAATAGCATCACGTAGTCACAGGAATCCTTTATGGGGCATAAACCTTCTTTGTGTTTGACCGTGATGTATCTGATGACAAAACTTATCAAGACACATCGAAGGCTACCTGAAAGTGATCAACAAGATTCCCACTGTTGGGATAGAGGGGGGTGGTTCCCTGAAACTGGAGGACAAAGACATCAAAAAGGTTGAGAAATTCTCCTGCAAATTCCATGGAGACTTCTTACTTGATAAAACTCCAACATCCTTTCAGGATGCAGTAGAAGTCGATCAAAGCCTGCCAAGATTGCTGGGAGCAAACGGAGAAAACGCTGTACCAATGAAGGTCTGGTTGTTGACCCTGATACATCTGGATTCTTCTGCTGCAAAACTCGTCTGTCAGATAAGTGCTGTGTTAATAGATGAAGCTCAGGCTGTTCTGAAGGAGCTGAAAATGAGGTGCAATGATGCACTGAGAACCACCGCACAGCAGCAGTTCTCCCAGATTGGCACAAAGAGTTCAAGCTGGAGTTTCAGCAAAACTTGGCAAAGATACTCCCATCAatccgaggaggaggagaagaggaggctgTGTTCGCAGAGATCCTGAAGAAGACCTGAACGAGTGGATGGACTGTAAAGAGAGAGAAGTCTACACCTTAATGTCTTTAACCAACATGATGAAAAACACCAAGATCGTCCCCTCTCAGAATGTTCTTAGNNNNNNNNNNNNNNNNNNNNGTGATGTATCTGATGACAAAACTTATCAAGACACATCGAAGGCTACCTGAAAGTGATCAACAAGATTCCCACTGTTGGGATAGAGGGGGGTGGTTCCCTGAAACTGGAGGACAAAGACATCAAAAAGGTTGAGAAATTCTCCTGCAAATTCCATGGAGACTTCTTACTTGATAAAACTCCAACATCCTTTCAGGATGCAGTAGAAGTCGATCAAAGCCTGCCAAGATTGCTGGGAGCAAACGGAGAAAACGCTGTACCAATGAAGGTCTGGTTGTTGACCCTGATACATCTGGATTCTTCTGCTGCAAAACTCGTCTGTCAGATAAGTGCTGTGTTAATAGATGAAGCTCAGGCTGTTCTGAAGGAGCTGAAAATGAGGTGCAATGATGCACTGAGAACCACCGCACAGCAGCAGTTCTCCCAGATTGGCACAAAGAGTTCAAGCTGGAGTTTCAGCAAAACTTGGCAAAGATACTCCCATCAatccgaggaggaggagaagaggaggctgTGTTCGCAGAGATCCTGAAGAAGACCTGAACGAGTGGATGGACTGTAAAGAGAGAGAAGTCTACACCTTAATGTCTTTAACCAACATGATGAAAAACACCAAGATCGTCCCCTCTCAGAATGTTCTTAGTGAAGAAACCCTCAGTGCAGATcatgctgtgtgttttgttttcacctCCCTGGGAAGTGCTGAACCGTACCTCTCAGCTTTATCTAACTACTTAAAACAAACACCCGAACCAGACGACCCTCAAGATGTAGAGAAGGAACAATTGTTCacctcaaaagaaataacagatGCAATGAGGAATAAAGCAAAGCTCTTCAGTGACTTTGCAGAGGCCAACAAGGAGAACAAGAACATAAAGTTCCTGACAGTGGGATTAACAAATGAGACACAGAAAGGCTCAAGCATCTACatttatgaaaatgaaaatcaaagCGGTAACAGCAAGTGACATAAAGCACAACAGTGTGACACTGAAGATTTCTGCGCCCAGATTTGGAGCAGAGAACATCACCTCCTACTCTGTAGAGTACTGTGTCAGAGGAGAGAATGGATGGCAACAAGAGACAGCATCAAAAGCTGGAGAAGTCACAGTGAGCCATCTGAGTCCTAACACAGAGTATATGTTCAGATGCAGAGCAGTGACCTCAGCAGGTGTTGGGCCGGCCAATGAAGCCACGATAAACATTCCAGGGCCGCCTCTTCCACACTGGTAAGGACTTATAAAGATACTAAAtgcatttatgtaaaaacatCACCGTGAAAATAAGCACAACTGAATGAAAGCACTAGAAAATGACTGCAGCTCAAAGAAAACAgctaatgtgtgttttttttttttttttaatgcatcagCATTAATCTTCTCCATGTGTCTCTGAGTTGGCACGTCTTCAACTCCCTTTGCAGAAATTTATAAGGGATTTGTTGGCTGTGGCTACCTATCtgggtatttttttattttattttaagttttcatcatttcatcatttcatcatttcCTAAATGTGAACTTTGGTCACATGATAATCACAACAAAGGTTAGATTTATgctttattgttatattttcaaACAATAGGATTTTTGGATAAGAACTAACTGATATTTTAGTTAAACTTCCCCAAATCCAGCAGAAATTGTGTTGTGGCCAAATTGTGTtgactgtgtttatttatttataatttcagGAGGCACTTTCCACCACCACCTTCTGTCCCTGGTGACCCATCAGTCAGTGACGGGGCAGACGAAGGGGATGGTCATGCAACTGGACAGCAGTGAAGGAAACACAGCAAATAGGTGGCCTGATATAATTATCACAGTAATAAAGGTTAGCCTCTTACAAGCATCTGAACCTACAGGGAAATCAAAAGTTTGATCTCAGTGCCTACAGTACAAAAAAGGTCCTGTTGCAAATAAAGCCGTAGCAAAGAAAATTGATCCAGTCtgctattatatatatatatatatatatatatatatatatatatatatatatatatatgaattagtagtagtggtagtcgTGTGGTTTATTAAAgtaagaaaaaagtaaaatttggACTAAtggaccacacgtattatttagcacagatgacagagcgtgtcggccaccgtagcttctcctatGCGCTTGAAAagggtgagcggtgactgatggtgcattcatgtggggtcggaataaaaaaaatgttttttctctccttaaatcttaaaaaaagagaaaaatagaaataaagtgtacacagcacagtatacaaatatataagaagacacaaataaaaactataataaaattattatatattacaaaaGATGTTGACAGTTTCACAGCCTTTTTattgttggatttagaaattaaactGATATAATGTACAGCCTCAtgaagaaaaagtacaaagttaGTTTTTTTACTGATGAATTTACAATTGCCATTAGaattcatatatttattataaaataattattttgtccaAGAACCAAGTGAATGCAGTGAGCTGTTTGTTGCAATTTGctaccctcaccactagatggcactaaaacttacacactgaatctTTAATTAGTGTAGATAAttacactgtttgtttttactgttttacttcCATATGCCCACGTGTTGTAGTTTTTCTACCTGTAGTAAAATAGTCTCACTACTACAAGATATGAGGCACCACATTATGAGACGATTTTCTCATAACTTCTAAATCCTAATCATGATCAAACAAAATGGAAACTCAAGAACTGTGTTCTGTGTAACTTATAAAActtattaataaacaaaaatctGTTTATGCATTAAAATAACGTTTTTTGTAAATGGTTATTTTGATTCAGTGTTGAACTCATTTATCTAGGATTtggttttgtattgtttttgccattttaacatgttgaattacacacacacacacactggttcaCATCACTTCATCAggatttatgtaaaaaaaataaacacacactataaatacaataaaacaccaacatcaaaatgtaaacatgtaacACTACAAGTGCCGCCAGACAGAATCAGAACATGCAAGTCAGTTTTCACAGTGAATAATGGTTCAAAATGGACTTTGTATTTCTGGGCATTCCCTAGATAGGTAACCTGGAATGTGCCACTTGAGTAAAATTGACTTTTAACAATGTTAAATTATacttaatacatttatgaattTAAAGGTTGGGGATGATCATGGTCACTGTTAAAAGAGGAAATAACCAGAAATGTAGCTATCAGAGACCTCCTGTGCTGACATTTTGTTAACCCGTTCTCAACGTGATTTTGGACATTTGCTGAAGCGAGTGATGCTGTGGTTGGTCTTGGGAATAAAGTCTTCAGGTTGCCCTCCAAAGGTTAGTTGACTATTATCATTAAACGAGAATCCTCAGAGGCCCGTGGTCTGACCAAGTTAGGCCACAAACCTGGTCTGCAGTACTGGTGaaacattttctgtcactcgtttaaTCGTTTCatccagttgtttttttttcttctgcttgttcCAGTTTCTCCCATAACATTTGAATGCACCACACACCTCACCCCCTTCAGATGTGTCATGAATCTTCAAGGTTTGAGCTCCTCAGCTCGTGGGGGTCGACTCTCGGCACCACACCGATCTGCTCATAAAGCTCCGCCTCTTTAGGGTACATCGGAATTTGAATATCCCAATCAGGTTGCTGCAACAGTGGACATGTAAGTTTCATCACACATTTCATCTGATATACTAGAATATTTTAAGAATTACATAAGAGAGAATTAAATAATTGATCTTTACATTGAGTGAAATGTAAACgtatgaataaaacaaaattaaatagcCAAAAATGAACTGACAAGGGCATATATTTATGATTTTGAATCCCACATTCTGACAGATTATTGGCAAAACTGTAAGTATCTGTCTGGATACCAATATGAAAAGCCTTACTATCacgttaaaatgttaaataatattcTAGAAACAATAACAATACTGACAGATATAAACTCCAATACtatgacaaaaacaatgtaaaaaaattaGTTTGAAAAGAAGTATAGACCCAAAGTATGTTTTTGAAATAAACATAATTGGGCTAATAATCCAAAGTATGTTGTATGATAAGTGTATTTTTATTCAGGTATCATGATTTTCTGATTATTTACCAGTGGGCGGGGCAGTGGCTCTTTCTGGAAGTACTTTTGACAGGCTTCTGGACGGCAGTGAGCGATGAACCAGAATACAGCGAACAGGAGACCCGCCATGATGATCACAGTCGCCGTCGCAGTGGTTGGACTCTTCCATGTGGCGTCTGGACCTGCAGGTGAATTATGAAAGTTTCTGTTTGAACCCAGAGTGTTTCttcaattaataataatacttttacaaACTGGATCATTTGGGATTTTATAGCACTTAAAAGATAAACAGTCAGTTATTATTTTCTGATCAAAACAATTCTGAAATTAAACTCCAGTATGAGATCTTAAAGTGGTGACACTGTGGTGGCAGTTACGTTCTTGGAAGtttaaactacaaaaaacaataaatagttttgatacaataaataaatgatttaagTAATGTGAGAAAATGCCACTTGACATCTAGTTATTAACTGCATGAAAATGATATCAGCTAAATCATTACAGGAAACCATTCCTCTACTGATTTAGAAACCTCTAATGTCTGTAATTGTTTTGCCAAAACAATACGTTCACAGTAGACCGAGATACTGGCAGAATGCGGCTGCTTGGCAAGGAACCGGCTACATGAATAACAAAACAGGGAAATGCCAGGTCACACTGACTTGCATGAACTAGTActaagagaaggaaagaaaaaattcCTTGGTTTGGGTCAACTCTGAGCCATGGGAGATAAAAGGGGGTCTGATAAAATCAATCATCTCATGTAACTGTGATATAATGAAATTTAACATAACCTAAAGGATGAAAGCAGTATGTAGACCTGTGGCTGTGCAGGGAAACTACACATCTGCATGAAGAGGCCTCACTGAAGCCTCAGTAAAGTAGTAGTTAAATGTCTGGTTAGGGATTAAAGGTTTAAGGTTGTTAATGTTTTCTCATTTATCACATAGGAAAAGATTTATcattgaaatgtgtgtgtgtattgactgaatatgtttctttcttttttcatttctctgtGGAGATAACAGGTTATTATCTGTGACACCATAGCTGCAACAGAAAATAAGACTTTAGAGACCCCAAAGAGGATTGAGAAACATCATCTCACAAAGAGAATGACCAATGATGGTGTTTTTAATGTCCTTTATAAGGGATTAGAGGAAACGTTCTTAAATACTAAAATTCTTTCGAACATCAATTTAATCTTAATCGTAATCCTTAACATTCACTGTATCTTCCAAATGTATGTTACTGTTGACTAAGGCTAAATATTCCTGGGGAAACACCACCAGGGAGTTCAGGCCTAAAGAGGATCAATATCACAAATTTTATCTCTATTTCTTATCTTTTcattctattttattattttcctaaGCACAATAttgatttttcacatttttcatgtatagcactttttgtatgtttaaataaaatcattgaaaTTAAGAAAGCAGATTATTGATTGTTTGTCTCTCATTGTTGTAAGGGACTTGGGGAACAAAAGCTCCGAGAACATTTTTGTAAGGTGCAGACATTCTTGGAAAGAGAGGACATTTTATGcattgaaaaataatttgaaaattgagGTTACTGTAGAAAGTAACGAcatttttttgaattttttaaCACGAGGACATTTAAGAAAAGCATTAATTTGGAGTGAAACAGTTTTTGAAAGTTAGGACATTTTAGGAAAGTAAAAACATTGAAAGTGAGGATGTTTTAAGTTAAGGTCGATTTTGTAAAGTGACACATACTATGTCAAAGGTTGACACAAGTAAAGATGTACaaacatgtgtgtgaatgtatgtgtttaatgtttttatatccttGTGGGGACTTTAACCTAAATGTACACTATGGGGactttttgaatttgaaattgaGGTCCCCACAGGTAAAGACGCTTTTGAGGGTCAAGACTTGGTTTCAGGTTACAATTAGGTCAAGGTTAGGGTTGAGGttcatgtagttgtgatggttagggtaatgggctagggaatgcattccgtcaatgagatgtcccaacagggatagaggaacaaatgtgtgtgttcatgtgtattTTCCTGTACCTGTGATGGACACACAGTGGGtgtcagagctgctgctgtggagatgtGTGTCCAGGATGGTCTGAGCTCTGACGCAGTACTCTGCTCCCTCCTGCAGGGCTGCGATATGCAGCATGTTCTCCTCTGCTGGCATCATGTACACATCAGCctgaaggacagagagagagagagagaaaacatgcacaggagtaacaactttatttaaatgacaCAAGACAATGAAATGCATACTGCAAAATATGAGATGAAGGGAcaagaaggaagaaagaagacGGAAGGGCAGGATATTTAGAGGATGGAAGAAATACAAGATCAAAtgtagaaacaaaaacaacaaagggaagaagagaaaaaacaggaataaaaatgtgaagTAAACTCTCACCTCCTGCTCGTCACCTCTCTCCCACACCGTCACCCTGACGATAGCAGTGAGAGGAAGCTTGTCGAACGACACCTGAAGGGCATCGCCCACCGCCGACACCACCATCTCTGGTGCCCTCAGGACCGCTGCCGGGATAagacacatttattcatttattcattttctagAAACCTTTACTGTTGAGACACACGGCAGCCAGATTACTACATActccaaacacacaaacatccacacaACTTGTGTGACAAGCAAACATCTTTATTGATGAGCAACTTCTGGTTTTCTTTTAGCCTTTTGGGTTTTTGTCACAAATACAAGGACAGCAACTTTCCCGTTTAATGGAGAGTTAACTCTTTGTTATGTCaaagtctgtttctctgttgatGTGTTTCAGCTTACCTTAACCTGAACCCAACCTTATTATCCCTACACCCAACGTTATCTCTCATATGCCTAAGCAGGACCTGACACACTGTCACCCCAACTGCAGGGAGGGCACTTCAGCTAAAGAGATCACAGGGGAAGCAGCTCGAGCCACTTTAGCCATTAGTGTGCACATGCCTTTCATTAGAACATGTAAAGTACCACTGACAGACCAGATAATCGCATTTCTCAGCAGTCTGACTTAAACTGAATACAGATATCTTGTCAACTCTGGTCTGGCTGTGACAAACATTAAACTTTCTTCTGCAGGCCTCCTCACAATGTGAAATTGCAGCTGTGTTTCTGCAGGATTGAAAACCTGTTTGGCATCTTACTGTCTCTGCGGTTGAAAGGTCGGCTGAGTGTGGTCCAAGGCGACAGCTGAGACCCGCACTGCCCTCTGACGCGGATGTTGTAGTCGGAGTCGGAGcccaggtcaaaggtcaggtcgCAGTAAGTGTGAGGAGTCTGCTGGCACTCAGGAGCATCCACCCAGCTGCCGTTCAGGAACTTCAGCTCAAACTCTCTGATAGACAAAGACTGTGTGAGTGCTTTAATCATTTATGTATGTACTTCTATTATGTATCTAGATATTGTTTTTTCCTTAACATTTTCTTATTctgtctgtccacatgtgtttaggtcagagctgtggaattgttttattatattcctTTCTTGCTGTTCCTCTCCTTGAGTGTTCagggagaggatctctgttcctcaaaacataataataatataataataatctttatttgtagagcacttttcaaaaaagaagttacaaagtgctttaacaagtctaaagacaataatacaaaaacaatacaagataaaagcaagacaacattgaaaagactaaaatacacgtttaagataaatataaaataagtaaaatagaataaaataaaagggataaaataaagtcaaataagatcgggaaaggctctcctataaaagtatgttttaagaggggacttaaaagagttcactgactcagccgaattatgcatcactttgctctgggccagacaTTAGGTACTGACCTAGGTGACAGAGCCTTTGGTCCAGCCAATGTTCTGGCTCTTAAGCTGCTAAATGGCTAAGTGGCTTTTTATAGCTTTCTCCCCAGAACAGGAAAGTTGTGGGCTGTAAAAAACCAAGCTGAAGGATATTGATATTTGAATTGGAAGAGCTGATGGGAGCTGCAGAGTTGGTGATAATTCCCTCAGGTATATATCTATATAAGTGAAGTGTTTTTGAAGTTTTACGTCAGGAGGAACCAATGGACTtgtagctgagagccacagacagga
This genomic window contains:
- the LOC123973126 gene encoding titin-like: MRHRKAQASTFMKMKIKAVTASDIKHNSVTLKISAPRFGAENITSYSVEYCVRGENGWQQETASKAGEVTVSHLSPNTEYMFRCRAVTSAGVGPANEATINIPGPPLPHWRHFPPPPSVPGDPSVSDGADEGDGHATGQQ
- the crfb16 gene encoding cytokine receptor family member B16, giving the protein MMMVIVLLDYTNYVWMLPTPSGVSMESVDMIHVLKWRPLQEPCSTRVLYSVQFQGEFELKFLNGSWVDAPECQQTPHTYCDLTFDLGSDSDYNIRVRGQCGSQLSPWTTLSRPFNRRDTVLRAPEMVVSAVGDALQVSFDKLPLTAIVRVTVWERGDEQEADVYMMPAEENMLHIAALQEGAEYCVRAQTILDTHLHSSSSDTHCVSITGPDATWKSPTTATATVIIMAGLLFAVFWFIAHCRPEACQKYFQKEPLPRPLQPDWDIQIPMYPKEAELYEQIGVVPRVDPHELRSSNLEDS